Proteins encoded by one window of Planktothrix tepida PCC 9214:
- a CDS encoding HEAT repeat domain-containing protein encodes MVWGNLVVMLIIGVVVGVGIAYLVFQQQNSKQKEGIEERIRREREEQEKSHQIRQQQTIQQLQQEHQNQLQQIRQTVETEYLVEREQMGVQLQEKDSQIQQMSQSLAASEAQVTELNQGLTQYQTLVEQLTAELQATQAQVEQLSPSFVEEEVESSIGVEEDATPAVELTLTLPETPEESSFAEEEVAETSVTLIEVESPTVPEIITEPTALESPTVPEIITESTALESPTVSEIITEPTVVESPTVSEIITEPTALESPTVPEIITEPTVVESPTVPEIITEPTVVESPTVPEIITEPAIVKAEKITLPPTKATSEEQLIDQILAIGTSGNLAAINTLTGYVQHPNAQVRYSIAATLGKLTASRRLSREVQQIIPILTRLSQDLDSRVRQEAVIALGNIPSHQVIPILQKALRDPQTSVAQSASIALNKFKVYRVRPKSQPKSLMLRKPNISRNP; translated from the coding sequence ATGGTTTGGGGCAATTTAGTGGTGATGTTAATTATTGGGGTTGTGGTTGGGGTGGGAATTGCCTATCTGGTGTTTCAACAACAGAACTCCAAGCAAAAAGAAGGTATAGAAGAGAGAATTCGTCGGGAACGGGAGGAACAGGAAAAATCCCATCAGATTCGTCAACAACAAACAATTCAACAGTTACAACAGGAACATCAAAACCAACTTCAGCAAATTAGACAAACGGTAGAAACTGAATATCTCGTTGAACGGGAACAGATGGGGGTGCAGTTACAGGAAAAGGATTCTCAAATTCAACAGATGAGTCAATCCCTGGCCGCATCTGAAGCTCAAGTTACAGAACTTAATCAAGGGTTGACTCAGTATCAAACCCTTGTGGAACAACTGACGGCTGAATTGCAAGCAACTCAAGCACAGGTTGAGCAACTGAGTCCATCTTTTGTTGAGGAAGAGGTTGAGTCTTCTATTGGGGTAGAAGAAGATGCAACTCCAGCAGTAGAACTAACCCTGACGTTACCCGAAACACCAGAGGAAAGTTCTTTTGCTGAGGAGGAAGTAGCAGAAACATCAGTGACTCTAATTGAAGTGGAATCGCCTACGGTTCCAGAAATTATTACTGAACCTACAGCTTTAGAATCTCCTACGGTTCCAGAAATTATTACTGAATCTACAGCTTTAGAATCTCCTACGGTTTCAGAAATTATTACTGAACCTACAGTTGTAGAATCTCCTACGGTTTCAGAAATTATTACTGAACCTACAGCTTTAGAATCTCCTACGGTTCCAGAAATTATTACTGAACCTACAGTTGTAGAATCTCCTACGGTTCCAGAAATTATTACTGAACCTACAGTTGTAGAATCTCCTACGGTTCCAGAAATTATTACTGAACCTGCTATTGTTAAAGCAGAAAAAATCACATTACCCCCAACAAAAGCAACTTCAGAAGAACAATTAATTGATCAGATTCTGGCCATTGGAACATCGGGAAACTTAGCGGCAATTAACACCTTAACAGGATATGTTCAACATCCTAACGCTCAAGTCCGTTATTCCATTGCAGCAACATTAGGAAAACTCACAGCTTCTCGTCGCCTGAGTCGGGAAGTACAACAAATCATTCCGATTTTGACTCGCCTAAGTCAAGATCTTGATTCCCGTGTTCGTCAAGAAGCGGTAATTGCATTAGGAAATATCCCCTCTCATCAAGTTATTCCGATTTTGCAAAAGGCATTACGAGATCCTCAAACTTCTGTTGCACAATCTGCTAGTATTGCCTTAAATAAATTCAAGGTTTATCGCGTTCGCCCTAAATCTCAACCTAAATCTTTAATGTTGAGAAAACCCAATATATCTAGGAATCCTTAA
- a CDS encoding acylphosphatase gives MPSKSVIVRAHVFVSGQVQGVGYRYYTQKQAIERGVQGWVRNLADGRVEAVFEGNQNRVDGMIQWCYQGPKSSQPRDVIINFEEPEGLQGFEIRY, from the coding sequence ATGCCATCTAAATCTGTTATCGTTCGCGCTCACGTTTTTGTATCGGGACAAGTGCAAGGGGTGGGATATCGCTACTACACCCAGAAACAAGCCATTGAGCGAGGAGTTCAGGGTTGGGTGAGAAATCTCGCGGATGGTCGAGTCGAAGCAGTCTTTGAAGGAAATCAAAACAGGGTGGATGGAATGATTCAATGGTGTTATCAGGGGCCAAAATCCTCTCAACCCAGGGACGTGATCATTAATTTTGAAGAACCAGAGGGTTTACAAGGGTTTGAGATTCGATATTGA
- a CDS encoding pyridoxal phosphate-dependent aminotransferase, with protein MKLAARVEKVPPSVTLAISAKAKAMKAEGMDVLNFSVGEPDFDTPKHIVAAAKQALDEGKTRYGPAAGEPKLRSLIAQTLSQETGLDYKSENIVVTNGGKHSLYNLMVAVINPGDEVIIPAPYWLSYPEMVKLVEGIPVIVQTGADTGYKITPEMLRQAITPKTKLFVLNSPSNPTGMVYTPDEIRALAEVVVETGILVVSDEIYSKIIYDDAQHLSIAAAHPESYKYTLISSGFAKSFAMTGWRIGYLAGDVNIIKATTRIQSHSTSNVCTFAQYGAVAALENSQDCVEEMRLAFAKRREVMFELLNAIPGISCLKPDGAFYMYLNISKTGLTSVDFCNLLLEEQQLAAVPGQAFGNDDHIRLSYATDLTTIEKGIKRLEEFVKSKI; from the coding sequence ATGAAGCTAGCAGCGCGAGTAGAAAAGGTTCCGCCGTCTGTAACGCTGGCGATCTCAGCGAAGGCAAAAGCAATGAAAGCTGAGGGGATGGATGTCTTAAATTTTAGCGTAGGCGAACCGGACTTCGATACCCCTAAGCATATTGTTGCTGCGGCTAAACAGGCCTTGGACGAGGGCAAAACTCGCTATGGCCCAGCAGCAGGGGAACCGAAGCTCCGATCATTAATTGCTCAAACCTTAAGTCAAGAAACCGGTTTAGACTATAAAAGTGAGAATATTGTTGTTACCAATGGCGGTAAACATTCCCTCTATAATTTAATGGTAGCGGTGATCAATCCTGGGGATGAAGTTATTATTCCGGCTCCCTATTGGTTAAGCTATCCTGAAATGGTAAAACTGGTGGAAGGGATTCCCGTTATTGTTCAGACGGGTGCGGATACGGGTTATAAAATCACACCTGAAATGCTGCGTCAAGCCATTACACCGAAGACAAAACTTTTTGTTTTGAATTCTCCTTCAAATCCAACCGGAATGGTGTATACGCCAGATGAAATTCGCGCCTTAGCTGAGGTGGTTGTTGAAACGGGTATTTTAGTCGTTTCGGATGAAATTTATTCTAAGATCATTTATGATGATGCCCAACATTTAAGTATTGCAGCGGCTCATCCTGAAAGCTATAAATACACCTTAATTAGTAGTGGTTTTGCTAAATCCTTTGCGATGACCGGGTGGCGCATTGGCTATTTAGCGGGAGATGTGAATATTATTAAAGCGACAACCCGGATTCAAAGTCATAGTACCTCTAATGTTTGTACATTTGCTCAATATGGTGCGGTTGCTGCGTTAGAAAACTCTCAAGATTGTGTAGAAGAAATGCGGTTAGCGTTTGCCAAACGGCGAGAGGTTATGTTTGAGTTATTAAATGCAATTCCGGGGATTAGTTGTCTAAAACCGGATGGCGCATTTTATATGTACCTCAATATTAGCAAAACTGGTTTAACGTCTGTTGATTTCTGTAATCTCTTACTAGAAGAACAACAGTTAGCCGCCGTACCGGGTCAAGCTTTTGGAAATGATGACCATATTCGTTTATCCTACGCAACGGATTTAACCACCATTGAAAAAGGAATTAAACGTTTAGAGGAGTTTGTTAAGTCTAAAATTTAG
- a CDS encoding Rpn family recombination-promoting nuclease/putative transposase translates to MRFINPKTDFAFKKIFGSEDSKDILISFLNSILYPDNPQIEDLTILNPYQAPKIRGIKDTYLDVKATITGNKTVIIEMQILNIEGFEKRILYNAAKAYSIQLKSGEDYTLLNPVIAVTITDFEMFPHLDKVISRFVLKEKEFLVDYLIYDIELVFVELPKFNTSINELETLTDKWIYFIKSAKTLETVPQTMAQIPELQKAFTIANETTLTPEELEDLEKREIYIYDQRNAIKKAVRLAREEALKQGIEQGIEQGKEESKLEIARQLIGLLDDQTISQTTGLSIEQIQQLRQKQETPS, encoded by the coding sequence ATGCGATTCATTAATCCTAAAACAGACTTTGCCTTTAAAAAAATATTTGGGTCTGAAGATAGCAAAGATATTTTAATCAGTTTTTTAAATAGTATTCTTTATCCCGATAATCCCCAGATTGAAGATTTAACGATTCTCAATCCCTATCAAGCTCCTAAAATCCGAGGGATTAAAGATACTTATTTAGATGTCAAAGCCACAATCACGGGAAATAAAACGGTTATTATTGAAATGCAAATATTAAATATTGAAGGATTTGAGAAACGAATTTTATACAATGCAGCAAAAGCTTATTCAATTCAGTTAAAAAGTGGAGAAGATTACACCTTATTAAATCCAGTCATTGCCGTTACCATTACTGATTTTGAAATGTTTCCCCATCTGGATAAGGTCATTTCTCGGTTTGTTTTAAAAGAAAAAGAGTTTTTAGTGGATTATCTGATTTATGATATTGAATTAGTTTTTGTAGAACTTCCCAAATTTAATACGTCAATTAATGAGTTAGAAACTTTAACCGATAAATGGATCTATTTTATTAAAAGTGCTAAAACTTTAGAAACTGTTCCTCAAACAATGGCACAGATTCCCGAACTGCAAAAAGCCTTTACCATTGCCAACGAAACCACTTTAACCCCGGAAGAACTCGAAGATTTAGAAAAACGGGAAATCTATATTTATGATCAACGGAATGCGATTAAAAAAGCCGTGAGATTAGCCAGAGAAGAAGCATTAAAGCAAGGAATTGAACAAGGAATTGAACAAGGAAAGGAAGAATCTAAACTCGAAATTGCCAGACAATTAATCGGCTTATTAGATGATCAAACTATTAGCCAAACCACCGGATTAAGTATAGAACAAATCCAACAATTGAGACAAAAACAGGAAACTCCTAGTTAA
- a CDS encoding M1 family metallopeptidase: MLNFYFDTETDTHKSFELPGARPHYNPDRPGQVEHIFLDLVLDIPNQSFQGTCTLHLNPVRSGIETLILDAVNLEIQDVKIEQNQQEFDYDGEQLQIHLRQPTTVNQLIKLVISYSVTHPQRGLYFISPSKDYPNKPIQVWTQGEDEDSRFWFPCFDYPGQLATSEIRVQVPKQYLAISNGELIHSETKGKTKIYHWSQKQIHPTYLMTLAVGEFAEIKDEWNGIPVLYYVEKNRKEDALRSMGKTPQMLEFFSQYFGYSYPYPKYAQVCVDDFIFGGMENTSTTLLTDRCLLDERATLDNRNTESLVAHELAHQWFGDLVVIKHWSHAWIKEGMATYTEVLWTEQQYGKEEAAYYRLNQARNYFSEDSSRYRRPIVTHIYREAIELYDRHLYEKGACVYHLIRTELGDELFQKAIQTFVQDNAHKTVETIDLLRALEKSTGSNLLPLFDQYVFRGGHPEYKVSYSWDNNSKLAKITIKQTQAKDSDKLSEQNLFDLKIPIGFGYKPDKKASEIPSTLKIFTVRVHEREQTFYFPLEEKPAFISFDVDNNILKTVTLDYAIAELKAQLQYDPDPISRIYAAKALAKKGGLEAVKALSNALKHDKFWGVRVEVAKQLIRVKLDQVFEGLVAGLTDDDARVRRAVINSLAKLKTTESYQVLKPLLEKGDASYLVEAATATAVGEIAATHSEDKHLIEQTIKLLKSVLKEREGWNEVVRSGAISGLSKMKTSEDALNVILKYTAPGIPQALRLTAIRALGSISTGQTPTNTERILQRLEELSNETFFLTQVAVVASLEQMETPKAMDVLQSLADQTLDGRVRRRAEEAIQNVQGKIGSEPALKKLREELDKIKKENQDLRSRLETLEAKSKSSKH; encoded by the coding sequence ATGCTGAATTTTTACTTTGATACGGAAACGGATACCCACAAGTCCTTTGAGTTACCTGGCGCTCGCCCCCATTATAATCCTGACCGTCCAGGTCAAGTGGAACATATTTTTTTGGACTTAGTTCTCGATATTCCTAATCAAAGTTTTCAAGGAACTTGTACCCTACATTTGAATCCTGTTAGAAGTGGAATTGAAACTTTAATATTAGATGCCGTTAACTTAGAAATTCAAGACGTAAAAATTGAGCAAAATCAGCAAGAGTTTGACTATGATGGAGAACAGTTACAGATTCATTTACGTCAACCCACAACGGTTAATCAGTTAATTAAATTGGTGATTAGTTATTCCGTCACCCATCCTCAACGGGGGCTGTATTTTATTAGCCCAAGTAAAGATTATCCTAACAAACCGATTCAAGTTTGGACGCAAGGAGAAGATGAAGATTCTCGCTTTTGGTTCCCTTGCTTTGACTACCCCGGACAACTCGCCACCTCAGAAATTCGGGTACAAGTTCCGAAACAATATTTAGCCATTTCCAATGGCGAATTAATTCATAGCGAAACCAAAGGCAAAACTAAAATTTACCATTGGTCACAAAAACAAATTCATCCGACTTATTTAATGACCTTAGCAGTGGGAGAGTTTGCAGAAATCAAAGACGAATGGAATGGAATTCCAGTTTTATATTATGTTGAGAAAAATCGCAAAGAAGATGCCCTTCGCAGTATGGGGAAAACCCCCCAAATGCTTGAGTTTTTCTCTCAATATTTTGGCTATTCCTATCCCTATCCGAAATATGCTCAAGTTTGTGTGGATGACTTCATTTTTGGCGGGATGGAAAATACATCTACAACGTTATTAACCGATCGCTGTTTATTAGACGAACGAGCTACCTTAGATAATCGTAACACAGAAAGTTTAGTTGCCCATGAATTAGCCCATCAATGGTTCGGAGATTTAGTCGTCATTAAACATTGGTCACACGCCTGGATAAAAGAAGGCATGGCGACCTATACTGAAGTTTTATGGACAGAACAACAATATGGCAAAGAAGAGGCGGCGTATTACCGTTTAAACCAAGCGAGAAATTATTTTTCTGAGGATAGTTCCCGCTATCGTCGTCCCATTGTTACCCATATTTATCGAGAAGCCATTGAACTTTATGACCGCCATTTGTATGAAAAAGGTGCTTGTGTTTATCATCTAATTAGAACAGAATTAGGGGATGAACTGTTTCAAAAAGCAATTCAAACCTTTGTTCAAGATAATGCTCATAAAACTGTCGAAACCATTGATTTATTACGAGCACTGGAAAAATCAACCGGATCTAATTTACTCCCCCTATTTGATCAATATGTATTTCGAGGCGGACATCCCGAATATAAAGTCTCCTACAGTTGGGATAATAATAGTAAATTAGCCAAAATTACAATTAAACAAACTCAAGCTAAAGACAGCGATAAACTCAGCGAACAAAACTTATTTGATTTAAAAATCCCCATTGGCTTTGGATATAAACCCGATAAAAAAGCTTCTGAAATCCCATCAACCCTTAAAATTTTTACCGTTAGAGTCCATGAACGGGAACAAACCTTCTATTTTCCTTTAGAAGAAAAACCCGCTTTTATTAGCTTTGATGTTGATAATAATATTCTCAAAACCGTAACGTTAGATTATGCGATCGCTGAATTAAAGGCACAATTGCAATATGATCCCGATCCGATTTCTCGAATTTATGCAGCCAAAGCCTTAGCTAAAAAAGGCGGATTAGAAGCTGTTAAAGCCTTGTCAAATGCCTTAAAACATGATAAGTTTTGGGGAGTTCGAGTTGAAGTAGCTAAACAATTAATTCGAGTCAAATTAGATCAAGTCTTTGAGGGATTAGTAGCAGGTTTAACCGATGACGATGCTCGCGTCAGACGTGCCGTGATCAATAGTTTAGCGAAACTGAAAACCACCGAAAGTTATCAAGTTTTAAAACCCCTTTTAGAAAAGGGAGATGCGAGTTATTTAGTGGAAGCTGCAACCGCAACAGCAGTAGGAGAAATTGCAGCCACTCACTCTGAAGATAAACATCTGATTGAACAAACAATTAAACTCTTAAAATCCGTTCTCAAAGAACGAGAAGGATGGAATGAAGTCGTGCGTTCTGGGGCTATTTCAGGACTGAGTAAAATGAAAACCTCAGAAGATGCCTTAAACGTAATTTTAAAATATACCGCCCCCGGTATTCCCCAAGCTTTGAGGTTAACTGCCATTCGGGCTTTAGGCAGTATTTCTACGGGTCAAACCCCAACCAATACAGAGCGAATTTTACAACGCTTAGAAGAATTATCTAATGAAACCTTTTTCCTCACTCAAGTCGCCGTTGTCGCCTCTTTAGAACAGATGGAAACGCCAAAAGCGATGGATGTGCTGCAATCTTTAGCCGACCAAACCCTAGACGGACGAGTTCGCCGTCGCGCCGAAGAAGCCATTCAAAACGTACAGGGAAAAATCGGTTCCGAACCCGCCTTGAAAAAGCTACGCGAAGAACTTGACAAAATTAAAAAAGAAAATCAAGACCTTCGTAGTCGCCTGGAAACCTTAGAAGCTAAAAGTAAATCGAGTAAGCATTAA
- the rpoD gene encoding RNA polymerase sigma factor RpoD, with product MIQINNGLATTKPETETLSFLPLPTPSNITPLDLDDFEPDEEDLIDEEDILEDVIADEDDETKAGKAAKSRRRTQAKKKHYTEDSIRLYLQEIGRIRLLRADEEIELARKIADLLELERIREKLMEHYHREPNEQEWASAVDMRLPEFRRRLYIGRRAKDKMVQSNLRLVVSIAKKYMNRGLSFQDLIQEGSLGLIRAAEKFDHEKGYKFSTYATWWIRQAITRAIADQSRTIRLPVHLYETISRIKKTTKLLSQEMGRKPTEEEIATRMEMTIEKLRFIAKSAQLPISLETPIGKEEDSRLGDFIESDGETPEDQVSKNLLREDLENVLDTLSPRERDVLRLRYGLDDGRMKTLEEIGQIFNVTRERIRQIEAKALRKLRHPNRNSILKEYIR from the coding sequence ATGATCCAGATTAACAACGGACTCGCAACCACAAAGCCTGAGACAGAAACATTATCGTTTCTTCCCCTTCCAACCCCTAGCAACATCACCCCCCTAGATTTGGATGATTTTGAACCGGATGAAGAAGATTTAATTGATGAAGAAGACATCCTAGAGGATGTGATAGCGGATGAAGATGATGAGACTAAAGCGGGTAAAGCCGCTAAATCTCGACGTCGCACTCAGGCGAAGAAAAAGCATTACACAGAAGATTCAATTCGTCTGTATCTGCAAGAAATAGGTCGGATTCGATTATTACGGGCGGATGAAGAAATTGAACTGGCTCGAAAAATTGCTGACTTATTGGAACTAGAGCGAATTCGGGAAAAATTGATGGAACATTACCATCGAGAACCCAATGAGCAGGAATGGGCGAGCGCCGTTGATATGAGATTGCCAGAGTTCCGCCGCCGTCTGTATATCGGTCGTCGGGCAAAAGATAAGATGGTACAGTCGAACTTACGACTGGTGGTTTCCATCGCCAAAAAATACATGAATCGAGGTCTGTCTTTCCAAGATTTGATTCAAGAAGGCAGTTTAGGGTTAATTCGAGCCGCCGAGAAATTTGATCACGAAAAAGGCTACAAATTTTCAACTTATGCGACCTGGTGGATTCGTCAAGCCATTACACGGGCCATTGCTGATCAATCTCGAACGATTCGATTACCCGTTCACCTCTATGAAACCATTTCTCGAATAAAAAAGACCACCAAGTTACTGTCTCAAGAAATGGGTCGCAAACCCACTGAAGAAGAAATCGCAACTCGTATGGAAATGACCATCGAAAAATTGCGGTTTATTGCCAAGTCGGCTCAACTTCCCATTTCCTTAGAAACCCCCATCGGGAAAGAAGAGGATTCTCGCTTAGGAGACTTTATTGAATCCGATGGCGAAACCCCTGAAGATCAAGTCTCTAAAAATCTTTTAAGAGAAGATTTAGAAAATGTATTAGATACCCTCAGCCCCCGTGAACGAGATGTATTACGGTTGCGTTATGGGTTAGATGATGGTCGCATGAAGACATTAGAAGAAATCGGTCAAATTTTTAATGTCACCCGTGAACGGATTCGTCAAATCGAAGCGAAAGCACTCAGAAAGTTACGCCATCCCAACCGCAATAGTATTTTGAAAGAATATATCCGTTAA
- a CDS encoding type II toxin-antitoxin system HicB family antitoxin produces the protein MNAIYKLPLILEPQPEGGYTITCPLLPNLITEADTLEEVIPNVSDALQALIEAYQDLNQPLPAVLKPRRRYNFVDRKLN, from the coding sequence ATGAATGCCATTTATAAACTCCCCTTAATCTTAGAACCTCAACCCGAAGGCGGTTATACAATTACTTGTCCTTTGTTACCCAATTTAATTACGGAAGCTGATACGTTAGAAGAAGTTATTCCTAATGTATCCGATGCTTTACAAGCTTTAATTGAAGCCTATCAAGATTTAAACCAACCCTTACCTGCTGTTTTAAAGCCGAGGAGAAGATATAACTTTGTGGACAGAAAGCTTAATTAA
- a CDS encoding DUF5615 family PIN-like protein — protein sequence MKIKFLLDENLSKRIKSAVLRMNPEVDILCVGDPLTPPLGTLDPEILIYLEQSQRILVTDNRKSIPGHLQEHWKNNHQIWGLFWVREGTNIGELAESIYLLWEISEADEWVNIVDWIPY from the coding sequence ATGAAAATTAAGTTTTTGCTGGATGAAAATTTATCTAAACGGATTAAATCTGCGGTACTTCGGATGAATCCTGAAGTTGACATTTTATGTGTTGGTGATCCATTAACACCCCCATTAGGAACCCTTGATCCAGAAATTTTAATTTATCTCGAACAATCCCAGAGAATTTTAGTGACAGATAATCGTAAATCTATTCCCGGTCATTTACAGGAACACTGGAAAAATAACCACCAAATCTGGGGATTATTTTGGGTCAGGGAAGGAACGAATATTGGCGAGTTGGCTGAAAGTATTTATCTTTTGTGGGAAATTAGTGAGGCGGATGAATGGGTGAATATTGTTGATTGGATTCCCTATTAA
- a CDS encoding DUF433 domain-containing protein → MQLEEYFEFLDPDDIRIKGHRIGIDNVLNYYLKGCSPENILEHFPSLNLEKIYATLTFYYHNKTEIDAYLQRINDWKERHYQEALAHPTPQRQRIQKIIEKRLMDK, encoded by the coding sequence ATGCAACTTGAAGAATACTTTGAATTTTTAGATCCTGATGATATCCGAATCAAAGGGCATAGAATTGGCATTGATAATGTTTTAAATTATTACTTAAAAGGCTGTTCGCCAGAGAATATTTTAGAACATTTTCCTAGTTTAAATCTTGAAAAAATTTATGCTACACTAACTTTTTATTATCATAACAAAACTGAAATCGATGCCTATTTACAAAGGATTAATGACTGGAAAGAACGTCATTATCAGGAAGCGTTAGCCCACCCCACACCCCAACGTCAACGCATTCAAAAAATTATTGAAAAACGGTTAATGGACAAATGA
- a CDS encoding SMI1/KNR4 family protein, with protein sequence MQDAERHPQLFVWNGAIESNQLEVWLQEHQLNLPQDLIELWKQTNGGGLFETETILSPFADESLGDDIESVNELHYSQGMSKNYLLFHLGTGLSAVRLTDGYYVKLDESYQEIAQFQSLDDWYGHELREEYAKRYNFELEALKDIRKRLLDRKELYFEKGFKLSKREKEKFKNLEYRLDYEITQREEMMLSENIKKTISEPIYSEIKRGRKILDKLRISEWQEAQQFLEDIYERCYALEVNRVSEVEQIISSSGWLLPTSTLSKSDLVLLVDFEQVKDRDSFFIETLMIPKRINETLSNWNWKEESKEESKEESKEESKEESKEESFVNKRYPILEQAVKAHLNKDFYLSVSTLIPQIEGLLRDVLDEPEDFNSLSKEHMKKATNQLIDGWKNKFSKLLNGQVAMLERLPHWVDNLYDEYKPKTKPGAIIPGKIYRNGICHGLQLDFGSEKNSLQLILLLDRIIYFTGLEES encoded by the coding sequence ATGCAAGATGCTGAACGTCATCCCCAACTATTTGTCTGGAATGGTGCAATTGAATCTAATCAATTAGAAGTCTGGTTACAAGAGCATCAATTGAATTTACCTCAAGATTTAATTGAACTTTGGAAACAGACGAATGGGGGTGGCTTGTTCGAGACTGAAACTATTCTTAGTCCATTTGCGGATGAGAGCTTAGGAGATGATATTGAGAGTGTGAATGAGCTTCACTACTCTCAAGGAATGTCAAAAAATTATTTACTATTTCATCTGGGAACAGGATTGAGTGCTGTTCGTTTAACCGATGGGTATTATGTTAAACTTGATGAGAGTTATCAAGAAATTGCTCAATTCCAGAGTTTAGATGATTGGTATGGACATGAACTGCGAGAAGAATATGCAAAACGTTACAATTTTGAGCTAGAGGCTTTAAAAGATATTCGGAAACGTTTACTTGACAGAAAAGAATTGTATTTTGAAAAAGGATTTAAGTTGTCTAAAAGAGAAAAAGAGAAATTTAAAAACTTAGAATATCGTCTTGATTACGAAATTACACAACGTGAAGAAATGATGTTATCAGAAAATATAAAAAAAACAATCTCAGAGCCTATTTATTCAGAGATAAAACGTGGACGGAAAATTTTGGATAAATTGCGTATATCTGAATGGCAAGAGGCACAACAGTTCTTAGAGGATATTTATGAGCGTTGTTATGCACTAGAAGTAAATAGGGTTTCAGAAGTGGAGCAAATTATTAGTAGTTCTGGATGGTTATTACCAACTTCAACGTTGTCTAAATCTGATTTAGTTTTATTAGTAGATTTTGAACAAGTCAAAGATAGAGACAGCTTTTTTATAGAAACGCTGATGATCCCAAAGCGTATAAACGAAACTTTATCAAACTGGAATTGGAAGGAAGAATCTAAGGAAGAATCTAAGGAAGAATCTAAGGAAGAATCTAAGGAAGAATCTAAGGAAGAATCTTTCGTTAACAAACGCTACCCAATACTAGAACAGGCGGTAAAAGCACACTTGAATAAAGACTTTTACCTCAGTGTTTCAACTCTGATACCTCAGATAGAGGGATTGCTTAGAGATGTTCTGGATGAGCCGGAGGATTTTAATTCTTTATCTAAAGAGCATATGAAGAAAGCAACTAATCAGTTAATAGATGGTTGGAAAAATAAGTTTTCAAAGCTCCTCAACGGCCAAGTTGCAATGCTTGAGAGACTGCCTCATTGGGTTGATAATTTATACGATGAATACAAACCAAAAACAAAGCCAGGAGCAATAATACCAGGAAAAATTTACCGTAATGGAATTTGTCATGGCTTGCAGTTAGACTTTGGCTCAGAAAAAAATTCTTTGCAGTTAATTTTGCTCCTTGATCGTATTATATATTTTACAGGACTTGAGGAAAGTTAA